The DNA sequence GGTGTATTAATCATGATCATCCCCCAGGATATTGGGGTTATCCTCAACCATTCTTTTGAATGAATCCAGTTCCCTGTTGAGGGAATCCATCAGGGCCTTGGAAGTCTGGGTGGCCCCGGTGATGGAATCAACCTGATTTACAGGGTCAGGTTCAGGTGTAGTACCTATGATAATACGCTGGTTGCGCGGTTTCTCCCAGGCAATTGTTAAACCTTTAAATTCATTTTTAAACCATTCTTCCTCGATGCGGGCACCCAGGCCGGGTGTTTCGTGCTGCTCCAGAAACTGCAGGCTGAGCAGTGTTTCAAGGTCACTACTGAGAACAATCACTCCATTGATGACATCCCAGATTCCTCTGCCTTTAAAAATGAAGCCAATGGCAGGCTCACCCCTGTCGTCCCGGACATAGACATTCCATTGCCTGCCCTGATGAGTAATTTCCTTTTTAATCAGCCCGGTCTCAACTGCTTCAAGGTAGTGGGATGGGGTGTCACCGGTCACATCTAAGGAAAAGGCGGTGGTGAGAGTACGGTTCATATGCATGACTTCATTTTCAGCCAGCATGTCCCGGGTCAAATGATGGACCAGAGAAACCCCTGTTCCAAAAAAAAGGGTCAGACTCAGAATAAAGAAAACAGTATAGGCTGTGCTGTCTTTTTTCATGGTTTCGCCCTGGCTGCCTTGATTTTCTTCATCCATAGATCAAGAGACGGGGCCAGCATGTTACCAAGCAAGATGGAAAAGGCCACAGCTCCGGTGAATATGCCTTCATAACGCAGGAGTATAATCATTACCCCGATAAATATGCCGTAAATCCATTGGGTACGGGGTGTTTTGGGGGCGCTGACGGGTTCGGTGACCATAAAAACTGCTGCATAGATAAGTCCGCCGGACAAAAGAACAAACATGGGGTCTGGAACTGAAGACAGACCGAGAATGTATTTCATGAAAACAGTCATGGCCACGGCCCCGATTATGGGGGAAAGCATGAGCCTAAGCTGAGCAGCTTTATGATACAAAAGGTAGGCTGCACCCATGAGGATTGCCAGAGCACTGACCTCTCCCATGGAGCCTGCGCCCAGGACAAAATTATGTCCGTCAACAGGGATGATGCCGGCAATATGACCGGTAAAAAGGGATGT is a window from the Desulfonatronovibrio magnus genome containing:
- a CDS encoding FMN-binding protein — protein: MKKDSTAYTVFFILSLTLFFGTGVSLVHHLTRDMLAENEVMHMNRTLTTAFSLDVTGDTPSHYLEAVETGLIKKEITHQGRQWNVYVRDDRGEPAIGFIFKGRGIWDVINGVIVLSSDLETLLSLQFLEQHETPGLGARIEEEWFKNEFKGLTIAWEKPRNQRIIIGTTPEPDPVNQVDSITGATQTSKALMDSLNRELDSFKRMVEDNPNILGDDHD